One window of Clostridiaceae bacterium genomic DNA carries:
- a CDS encoding peptidase M56 gives MEAVFLKLVNLSLTASVMVLAVILVRLLFRKAPKWLFCLLWGLVALRLILPFSIESAFSLIPCAEPLPQEILYSANPQIQSGISAVGQVINSLPWESMAPAVGVSVTPTKFWLFLLSWVWLAVAAAMLLYTLISSLLLKRKLADATLYQKGIKQSELVDSPFVLGILHPVIYLPYKLNDADLAYIIVHEQAHIKRLDHWWKPLGFLLLSVYWFNPLLWAAYILLCRDIEAACDEKVVREMDREALRAYSTALLNCSTYHRRIAASPLAFGEVGVKERVKHVMNYRKPAFWIIIAAVVTLIVVAVCFLTNPKDSDSIRIDPFGKYYKVRDIIYESGAYAFSYITETAPKYFVTNKKELLVLEDKGSTNWVNAGTFEEIRLTKDNFDRYFWGVREPASSLRSNNQKAWCLLVTDLSDTVFYYLLLQKNGDVYLTYGYYDASEKDDPGSDDTSIRWVFSLIEDDSIKSTATKWFDGLHGDEIIWGDVREINLDVFPDVTFRCHAEKLEAVTDKEIVTLYAGMPIWNVYFCDLTGDGKPELCSTISIGSGIIDNRIIIYDYARGAIYELSDRINYDYVLNMKNGKLIAEKRKFMQEELVSSGELVFQDGTIQIQPGETD, from the coding sequence GTGGAAGCTGTCTTTCTGAAGCTTGTAAACCTCAGTCTGACCGCAAGTGTCATGGTGCTGGCAGTCATCCTTGTGAGACTTCTCTTCCGCAAAGCACCGAAATGGCTATTTTGCCTGCTGTGGGGACTGGTTGCGCTACGGCTGATACTACCGTTTTCCATTGAGAGCGCATTCAGTCTGATTCCCTGTGCCGAACCGCTGCCGCAGGAAATTTTATATTCGGCCAATCCTCAGATTCAAAGTGGGATTTCTGCCGTCGGTCAAGTCATCAATTCCTTGCCGTGGGAGTCTATGGCACCGGCTGTCGGGGTCAGTGTAACCCCGACGAAGTTCTGGTTGTTTCTTCTTTCGTGGGTCTGGCTTGCCGTGGCGGCGGCCATGCTGCTCTATACTCTGATCAGTTCCCTGCTTTTGAAACGAAAATTGGCAGACGCAACGCTTTATCAAAAAGGCATTAAGCAGAGCGAGCTGGTAGATTCGCCCTTTGTCTTAGGCATTTTACATCCGGTCATCTATCTGCCCTACAAGCTGAATGATGCTGATCTTGCTTATATTATCGTCCATGAGCAGGCACATATCAAGCGACTCGACCACTGGTGGAAGCCGCTGGGATTCCTGCTTCTGTCGGTATATTGGTTCAATCCTCTTTTATGGGCAGCGTATATCCTTCTATGCCGGGATATTGAAGCCGCCTGTGATGAGAAGGTCGTGAGGGAGATGGACAGAGAGGCTTTACGGGCATATTCCACTGCACTTCTCAATTGCAGTACTTACCACCGGCGCATTGCAGCCTCCCCGCTGGCCTTCGGCGAGGTGGGTGTGAAAGAAAGGGTAAAACATGTGATGAATTATAGGAAGCCGGCATTTTGGATTATCATTGCAGCCGTGGTTACCTTAATCGTGGTTGCGGTCTGCTTTTTGACAAATCCAAAAGATTCTGATTCTATAAGAATAGATCCTTTTGGAAAATACTATAAAGTAAGAGATATCATTTATGAGTCAGGCGCATATGCCTTCAGTTATATAACAGAAACTGCACCAAAGTATTTCGTCACAAATAAAAAAGAGTTATTGGTATTAGAGGACAAGGGTTCCACCAACTGGGTGAATGCAGGCACATTTGAAGAAATTAGGTTAACAAAAGACAATTTTGATAGATACTTTTGGGGAGTTCGCGAACCTGCCAGCAGTCTGCGAAGTAATAATCAAAAAGCCTGGTGTTTGTTGGTAACTGACTTGTCAGATACGGTATTTTACTATTTACTTTTGCAGAAAAACGGAGACGTATATCTTACTTACGGTTATTATGACGCTTCAGAAAAGGACGATCCCGGCTCTGATGATACAAGTATTCGGTGGGTGTTTAGCCTGATTGAAGATGATTCTATTAAATCAACTGCAACAAAATGGTTTGACGGTCTCCACGGTGATGAAATAATATGGGGCGACGTGCGTGAAATCAATCTTGATGTATTTCCGGACGTAACCTTCCGTTGTCACGCCGAGAAGCTCGAAGCAGTAACTGACAAAGAAATAGTTACCCTTTACGCAGGTATGCCGATCTGGAACGTATATTTCTGTGATCTGACAGGAGATGGAAAACCAGAGCTTTGTTCGACAATCAGCATTGGTTCTGGAATCATAGATAACCGCATTATTATCTATGATTATGCCAGAGGTGCAATCTATGAGTTGTCTGACCGAATAAACTACGACTATGTGCTGAATATGAAGAATGGTAAGTTGATTGCAGAAAAGCGGAAATTTATGCAGGAGGAGCTTGTTTCATCAGGCGAGCTTGTGTTTCAGGATGGGACAATTCAGATACAACCTGGCGAAACTGACTAA
- a CDS encoding BlaI/MecI/CopY family transcriptional regulator — protein MAVPKVFESEYRFCLILWKNEPISRAKLAKLCNEELGWSRTTTYTVIKRLIDRGVVKNEGSIVSSLVSKEEIQLAEMDEMIKKTFENSLPAFIAAFAKRQDLSDAEIEEIRRIINK, from the coding sequence ATGGCTGTACCGAAAGTATTTGAAAGTGAATACCGTTTTTGCCTGATACTCTGGAAAAATGAGCCCATTTCCCGCGCAAAGCTCGCCAAGCTCTGTAATGAAGAACTGGGCTGGAGCAGAACGACAACCTACACCGTTATCAAGCGGCTGATAGACCGGGGTGTTGTCAAAAACGAAGGCTCCATCGTTTCTTCCCTCGTCAGTAAAGAGGAGATCCAGCTTGCGGAAATGGACGAAATGATTAAAAAGACCTTTGAAAATTCACTTCCTGCCTTTATCGCCGCCTTTGCGAAACGGCAGGACTTATCGGATGCCGAGATCGAAGAAATTCGGCGTATTATCAATAAGTAA